One stretch of Pseudoalteromonas shioyasakiensis DNA includes these proteins:
- a CDS encoding sulfotransferase family protein, with protein MSSKIFIIGLPRTGTTSICNSFLELGYKTSHTAYTQQAITNADVIADTPVFSEYVLLDKHFANSRFINLERDLAKWLPSIRQLLTRMHTNLMRPDGGFNIHLKRCYLDVFGHYSLADLESDEYLTACYQRHQQQIADYFKGCEHQLLTLNVADPNSPKLLQQFLSTEQPISFKQLNIGGKVTAWNDIKHPDKVSSTRSGKIDKSLGYNHK; from the coding sequence ATGAGCTCAAAAATTTTTATAATCGGTTTACCACGAACCGGCACAACCAGTATATGTAACAGCTTTTTAGAACTCGGCTATAAAACCTCGCACACAGCCTATACCCAACAAGCAATTACCAACGCAGACGTTATTGCCGACACCCCTGTATTTAGTGAATATGTTTTACTCGATAAACACTTTGCAAACAGCCGCTTTATAAATCTTGAGCGCGACTTAGCTAAATGGCTACCATCAATCAGGCAGCTATTAACACGTATGCACACTAATTTAATGCGCCCAGACGGTGGCTTTAATATCCACTTAAAACGCTGTTATCTTGATGTGTTTGGCCACTATAGTTTGGCAGATTTAGAATCTGATGAGTATTTAACAGCCTGTTATCAGCGCCATCAACAGCAAATAGCAGATTACTTTAAAGGCTGTGAACATCAATTACTAACACTTAATGTTGCTGACCCTAATAGCCCGAAACTATTGCAGCAGTTTTTAAGCACGGAACAACCAATCAGCTTTAAACAGCTTAATATTGGAGGCAAGGTCACAGCTTGGAATGACATAAAACACCCAGATAAAGTGTCATCAACCCGAAGTGGTAAAATTGATAAATCTCTTGGTTATAATCATAAGTAA
- a CDS encoding transporter substrate-binding domain-containing protein, whose translation MQKVVFTLTLLFLTNICSANVKTINAKKAVAIPPETLRVIYPKTLPNLDEKLLYPLILLRTALERSGYNFTLTPSPRLLGQNRVLREIATGTGINVYWSMTNTEREKMLLPLRIPIFKGLFGWRLMFTTKRQLPYLSQIKTYDDLKNIIFIQGQHWPDTDILKGNNLTVATSQDFESLFVMLDKGRGQLFPRSILEIEEEKANFEKKIDLVVLPQLMLKYKSPIYFFFNKDKPEIAKAVNEGLKVMRKNGEFDELFFKYNRDFIKNAHVHDKIIIELNNNELPRLTPVEDKSLWLSIDKVP comes from the coding sequence ATGCAGAAAGTTGTTTTTACTCTTACCTTACTGTTTTTAACAAATATTTGTTCGGCAAATGTAAAAACAATCAATGCAAAAAAAGCGGTTGCTATTCCACCTGAAACTCTTAGGGTAATTTACCCTAAGACTTTGCCAAACCTTGATGAAAAATTACTTTATCCTCTTATATTGCTTCGTACCGCGCTTGAGAGAAGTGGTTATAATTTTACTTTAACACCGTCACCAAGACTATTAGGACAAAACAGAGTTCTTAGAGAAATAGCGACTGGAACAGGTATTAATGTGTATTGGAGTATGACCAATACTGAACGTGAAAAAATGTTATTGCCATTGAGAATTCCTATTTTTAAAGGGCTGTTCGGGTGGCGTTTAATGTTTACAACTAAAAGGCAATTACCTTATCTAAGCCAAATCAAGACATACGACGATCTCAAAAATATTATATTTATACAAGGCCAGCACTGGCCTGACACAGATATTTTAAAAGGCAACAATTTAACTGTGGCTACTTCTCAAGATTTTGAGTCATTGTTCGTTATGCTTGATAAAGGAAGAGGGCAGTTATTTCCTCGCTCTATACTCGAAATAGAGGAGGAAAAGGCTAATTTCGAGAAAAAAATCGACTTGGTTGTTCTTCCGCAACTAATGCTTAAATATAAAAGCCCTATTTATTTCTTTTTTAACAAAGATAAGCCTGAAATTGCAAAAGCGGTGAATGAGGGTTTAAAAGTTATGCGTAAAAACGGTGAATTTGACGAGCTATTCTTTAAATATAATCGTGATTTCATTAAAAATGCCCACGTTCATGACAAGATTATTATAGAATTGAACAATAACGAATTACCAAGGTTAACCCCAGTAGAAGATAAGTCGCTGTGGTTATCTATTGATAAGGTGCCATGA